The proteins below come from a single Ovis aries strain OAR_USU_Benz2616 breed Rambouillet chromosome 18, ARS-UI_Ramb_v3.0, whole genome shotgun sequence genomic window:
- the LOC121817046 gene encoding cytochrome c oxidase subunit 8C, mitochondrial — translation MRRRYSCRVVRLARSDLASPRFTSRLLTALRVYAWLRRTGRIMPRMPLLCVFPRRRVTLLLLLPGLRMAHSEPPRQRPVSTIEVAIALVVFFTAFLTPRGYVLSNLDQFRRE, via the exons ATGCGCAGACGATACTCCTGCCGTGTTGTGAGGCTCGCGAGGTCCGACCTCGCGTCCCCTCGCTTCACCTCACGTCTCCTCACCGCGCTTCGCGTGTACGCCTGGCTTCGCCGCACCGGACGAATCATGCCGCGCATGCCCTTGCTCTGCGTGTTTCCCCGCCGCCGTGTGaccctgctgctcctgctgcctGGCCTGCGCATGGCCCACTCGGAGCCTCCGCGCCAGCGCCCGGTGTCGACCATC GAGGTGGCTATTGCCCTCGTGGTGTTCTTCACCGCCTTCTTAACCCCACGTGGGTACGTGCTGAGCAACCTGGACCAGTTCAGAAGAGAGTAG